The Sinomonas sp. P10A9 genome includes a window with the following:
- a CDS encoding serine/threonine-protein kinase, which yields MRPTSGITLGSRYQLQSRIAIGGMGEVWRARDEVLGRIVAIKILKEEYAGDPSFLERFRAEARHTALLNHSGIANVFDYGEAEGSAYLVMELVPGEPLSAILERERVLSPDRTLNIIAQTARALAVAHGQGLVHRDVKPGNLLITPDHRVKVTDFGIARLADQVPLTQTGQVMGTAQYLAPEQATGQQATGSSDIYALGVIGYECLTGHRPFSGESQIAIALAQVNDAPPPLPEHIPAPVRALLMSMLAKDPRSRPANAIKLAEAAEALRRGDIRAAQAAVPGMLLAGDATEAMGAVPTGRMHQQTAPTAVVGGAGLAGAAAVAAAAGAAAAHGAPATSALPMVETDDAGAAASEDPNHPLYAPLDDEETEAQRRQKPRKRSPLTWPLVGLILLLLFVLIGVWLSNAGLFSPTPLPSPSASKSTTASSAPPSTTSSAPPSSTRAQTTAATVNVVPAAYLGKNYTDVQNQLEALGLSVTLVAVQSQTGIQGAVTSVSPGGQVPANSNITVTYLSVQPPVTLPQTSAAPPTSPTSNRSGAPTPTSGALASVLPGAPGS from the coding sequence GTGAGACCGACGTCTGGCATCACCTTGGGCAGCAGGTACCAGCTGCAGAGCCGGATCGCCATCGGTGGCATGGGCGAGGTGTGGCGCGCCCGGGACGAGGTCCTGGGGCGCATCGTCGCGATCAAGATCCTCAAGGAGGAGTACGCGGGCGATCCCAGCTTCCTCGAGCGGTTCCGTGCCGAGGCCAGGCACACGGCGCTGCTGAACCACAGCGGCATCGCGAACGTGTTCGACTACGGCGAGGCCGAGGGCTCTGCCTACCTCGTCATGGAGCTCGTCCCCGGCGAGCCGCTCTCCGCCATCCTCGAGCGCGAGCGCGTCCTCTCGCCGGACCGGACCCTGAACATCATTGCGCAGACGGCACGCGCCCTCGCCGTTGCGCACGGGCAGGGCCTCGTGCACCGGGACGTCAAGCCGGGCAACCTGCTCATCACCCCGGACCACCGGGTCAAGGTCACAGACTTCGGCATCGCGCGTCTCGCCGACCAGGTGCCGCTGACGCAGACCGGCCAGGTCATGGGCACCGCGCAGTACCTCGCGCCGGAGCAGGCCACGGGCCAGCAGGCCACGGGCTCGAGCGACATCTACGCGCTCGGTGTGATCGGCTACGAGTGCCTGACGGGCCACCGCCCGTTCTCGGGCGAGAGCCAGATCGCCATCGCCCTCGCCCAGGTCAACGACGCCCCTCCGCCGCTGCCCGAGCACATCCCTGCCCCCGTCCGCGCCCTGCTCATGTCGATGCTCGCCAAGGACCCGCGCAGCCGCCCCGCCAACGCGATCAAGCTCGCCGAGGCAGCCGAGGCGCTCCGCCGCGGGGACATCAGGGCCGCGCAGGCTGCGGTCCCCGGCATGCTCCTCGCGGGCGACGCGACCGAGGCCATGGGCGCAGTCCCGACGGGCCGCATGCATCAGCAGACCGCCCCGACCGCCGTCGTGGGCGGTGCAGGCCTGGCGGGCGCCGCCGCGGTGGCCGCCGCAGCCGGTGCGGCGGCAGCGCACGGCGCGCCCGCGACGTCGGCCCTGCCGATGGTCGAGACGGACGACGCCGGTGCCGCGGCATCCGAGGACCCGAACCATCCGCTCTACGCGCCGTTGGACGACGAGGAGACCGAAGCGCAAAGGCGGCAGAAGCCCCGCAAGCGCAGCCCACTCACGTGGCCACTGGTGGGACTCATCCTCCTGCTGCTGTTCGTGCTGATTGGCGTCTGGCTCTCCAACGCCGGGCTGTTCAGCCCGACGCCGCTGCCTTCCCCGAGCGCCTCGAAGTCGACCACCGCGTCGAGCGCTCCGCCCAGCACCACCTCGTCCGCGCCGCCGTCGAGCACGAGGGCCCAGACGACGGCCGCCACGGTCAACGTGGTCCCCGCCGCCTACCTCGGCAAGAACTACACTGACGTGCAGAACCAGCTGGAGGCGCTGGGACTGAGTGTCACGCTCGTCGCCGTCCAGTCGCAGACGGGGATCCAGGGGGCCGTCACGAGTGTCTCACCGGGAGGACAGGTGCCTGCAAACTCCAACATCACCGTCACGTACCTTTCGGTGCAGCCGCCGGTGACCCTGCCGCAGACGTCCGCCGCGCCGCCTACGTCCCCGACGTCCAACCGCTCGGGGGCCCCCACCCCGACGTCCGGCGCTCTGGCCTCCGTACTCCCCGGCGCACCTGGCAGCTGA
- a CDS encoding FhaA domain-containing protein, which translates to MGLLDRLERGIEKAVHGVFSTGSKGQVQPVEIASRLRREMDRQAFSIDQGRTLAPNVFEAHLSDQDFERARTWGQPLAEELCDVAVKHARSQDYTLQGPVRFSFRHDAALKAGEFEVVSRTERGQSRPNVPVAPSRPPVALSPVLEIDGQRYSVNADSVVLGRSTEADIVVDDTGVSRRHLEIRTDGGITFAVDLGSTNGSYINGHRLVGSEELHDGTAITMGRTKIIFRMLPASRGGNA; encoded by the coding sequence ATGGGATTGCTCGACAGGCTTGAACGCGGCATCGAGAAGGCCGTCCACGGTGTCTTCTCCACCGGCTCGAAGGGTCAGGTCCAGCCCGTCGAGATCGCGAGCCGGCTCCGCCGCGAAATGGACCGCCAGGCCTTCTCGATTGACCAGGGCCGTACGCTCGCTCCCAACGTGTTCGAGGCGCATCTCTCCGACCAGGACTTCGAGCGGGCCCGGACGTGGGGCCAGCCGCTCGCCGAAGAGCTCTGCGACGTCGCGGTCAAGCACGCCCGGTCACAGGACTACACGCTGCAGGGCCCGGTGCGCTTCTCGTTCCGCCACGATGCCGCGCTCAAGGCGGGGGAGTTCGAGGTCGTATCGCGCACCGAGAGGGGCCAGTCCCGCCCGAACGTCCCGGTAGCCCCCTCGAGGCCGCCGGTCGCGCTGTCCCCCGTGCTGGAGATCGATGGGCAGCGGTACTCGGTCAACGCTGACTCCGTTGTGCTAGGCCGATCGACTGAAGCCGACATCGTCGTCGACGACACGGGCGTCTCGCGCCGCCACCTCGAGATCCGCACGGACGGGGGCATCACCTTCGCCGTGGACTTGGGCTCAACCAACGGCAGCTACATCAACGGCCACCGCCTCGTGGGCAGCGAGGAGCTCCACGACGGCACCGCCATCACGATGGGCCGCACCAAGATCATCTTCCGCATGCTTCCGGCATCCCGGGGAGGAAACGCGTGA
- a CDS encoding FHA domain-containing protein FhaB/FipA: MNELTLTALRLGFLALMWVLVFSVVGAMRRDLAIGSRNKTGAPTARQVRRNPELAEPPARQQARQLVVVEGPLSGTSIPLEGVPVLLGRAQEATLVLEDDYASGRHARLFPQGSRWFIEDLGSTNGTYLADQQLTRAQPVELGVPIRIGKTVIELRP, encoded by the coding sequence GTGAACGAGCTGACGCTCACCGCTCTGCGACTGGGCTTCCTGGCCCTGATGTGGGTTCTGGTCTTCAGCGTGGTGGGGGCCATGCGCCGTGACCTCGCGATCGGAAGCCGCAACAAGACCGGCGCACCGACCGCACGCCAGGTCCGGCGGAACCCGGAGCTCGCCGAGCCGCCCGCCCGCCAGCAGGCCCGACAGCTCGTCGTGGTAGAGGGCCCGCTGTCCGGAACGAGCATTCCGCTCGAAGGCGTCCCCGTGCTCCTCGGCCGCGCCCAAGAGGCCACGCTCGTGCTCGAGGACGACTACGCGTCCGGACGCCACGCCAGACTGTTCCCCCAGGGCAGCCGCTGGTTCATCGAAGACCTCGGCTCCACGAACGGCACGTACCTTGCCGACCAGCAGCTCACGCGCGCCCAGCCTGTCGAGCTGGGCGTGCCGATCCGCATCGGCAAGACCGTGATCGAGCTGAGGCCCTGA
- the pknB gene encoding Stk1 family PASTA domain-containing Ser/Thr kinase, whose product MPAPIVLSGRYELGGLIGRGGMADVYEGLDLRLARTVAVKMLRPDMARDGQFRTRFEREARAVAGLNHPSIVAVYDTGEHNAEPLSPHSVAVPYIVMEYVDGQTLRDLARERKLSVDECVDYTLSVLAALEYSHRQGIVHRDIKPANVMVCDGPGAVKVMDFGIARATADTSATMTQTQAVVGTAQYLSPEQAQGETVDARSDLYSTGCLLYELLTGRPPFVGESAVSVALQHVQSAAAPAAEFNPDVTPALQSVLDRALEKDPENRFASAAAFQRALRAARAGVSVPARAAAMGAAAAAAAAAAAAAVGSVEGADDDGIPTVAVGLVGAGAAGAAGESAQGTKSTEGSAGGVGDGPPSSSHLGDTGEIPVVPPPAAGLIQFDDARDEERARRGRGRRRTWIVALIIAALLIAGGGGIVLYNYMNQPSAVQMITVPSVTNMSETEAALKLQGLGLQPDIKHPKDPSVPKGKAIRTVPDAGTQLAKGASITLDISDGPANAVIPDSIIGATEAGARSTLQGLGLTVKPRAVQANDPKAPIGTVISTNPGVGQTVGIGTEVELTISSGKVDVPDVRGESVDAARKALSDKGLSATVQEQENSIVAPGTVTDQSPLGGTIDQGGTVTLIVAKAPAPAPSPTPSATPSPTPSASKKGNGP is encoded by the coding sequence ATGCCCGCTCCGATCGTCCTCTCGGGCCGATACGAGCTCGGCGGCCTCATCGGCCGGGGTGGCATGGCGGACGTGTACGAGGGGCTTGACCTGCGGCTCGCCCGCACGGTGGCCGTGAAGATGCTTCGCCCCGACATGGCTCGGGACGGGCAGTTCCGGACCCGGTTCGAGCGCGAGGCACGCGCCGTCGCCGGCCTGAACCACCCCTCGATCGTTGCCGTGTACGACACGGGCGAGCACAACGCAGAGCCATTGTCCCCGCACAGCGTCGCCGTGCCGTACATCGTCATGGAGTACGTGGACGGTCAGACGCTGCGCGACCTCGCACGGGAGCGGAAGCTCTCCGTCGACGAATGCGTGGACTACACGCTCAGCGTGCTCGCGGCCCTCGAGTACAGCCACCGCCAGGGGATCGTCCACCGGGACATCAAGCCCGCCAACGTCATGGTGTGCGACGGTCCGGGCGCGGTGAAGGTCATGGACTTCGGCATCGCCCGTGCCACCGCGGACACCTCCGCGACCATGACCCAGACCCAGGCCGTGGTGGGCACGGCCCAGTACCTCTCCCCCGAGCAGGCGCAGGGCGAGACCGTGGACGCGCGCAGTGACCTGTACTCCACGGGCTGCCTCCTCTACGAGCTGCTCACCGGCAGGCCCCCGTTCGTCGGCGAATCGGCGGTCTCCGTGGCCCTCCAGCATGTCCAGTCCGCGGCGGCTCCGGCAGCGGAGTTCAATCCAGACGTCACCCCGGCGCTCCAGAGCGTGCTGGACCGCGCGCTCGAGAAGGACCCCGAGAACCGGTTCGCGAGCGCCGCGGCGTTCCAGCGCGCCCTCCGGGCAGCGCGGGCCGGGGTGTCCGTTCCTGCGCGGGCCGCAGCCATGGGTGCTGCTGCCGCGGCAGCAGCAGCGGCAGCAGCAGCGGCGGTCGGCTCTGTCGAGGGCGCGGACGACGACGGGATCCCGACCGTCGCCGTCGGCCTCGTCGGGGCGGGGGCTGCGGGAGCTGCCGGTGAATCGGCACAGGGTACAAAGAGCACCGAAGGCTCAGCCGGCGGCGTAGGTGACGGTCCGCCGTCGTCGTCCCATCTCGGTGACACCGGCGAGATCCCCGTGGTCCCACCCCCGGCTGCCGGGCTCATCCAGTTCGACGACGCCCGCGACGAGGAGCGCGCACGGCGCGGACGCGGGCGGCGGAGGACCTGGATCGTCGCGCTCATCATCGCCGCCCTGCTGATCGCGGGCGGCGGCGGAATCGTGCTGTACAACTACATGAACCAGCCCTCCGCGGTGCAGATGATCACGGTGCCCTCCGTGACGAACATGTCCGAGACGGAGGCTGCGCTCAAGCTGCAGGGGCTTGGGCTCCAGCCGGACATCAAGCACCCCAAGGATCCCTCCGTCCCCAAGGGCAAGGCGATCCGGACCGTGCCCGACGCGGGTACCCAGCTCGCAAAGGGCGCCTCGATCACGCTGGACATCTCGGACGGCCCCGCCAACGCGGTCATCCCGGACTCGATCATCGGGGCGACCGAGGCCGGAGCCAGATCGACCCTCCAGGGCCTCGGACTCACGGTCAAGCCGCGCGCGGTGCAGGCCAACGATCCGAAGGCGCCGATCGGGACCGTCATCTCGACGAACCCCGGCGTCGGCCAGACCGTGGGCATCGGCACAGAGGTGGAACTCACGATCTCGAGCGGCAAGGTCGACGTTCCCGACGTCCGCGGCGAATCCGTGGACGCGGCGCGGAAGGCGCTCTCCGACAAGGGGCTCAGCGCGACCGTCCAGGAGCAGGAGAACTCCATCGTCGCACCGGGGACGGTCACCGATCAGTCGCCGCTGGGCGGCACCATCGATCAGGGCGGAACCGTGACCCTCATCGTGGCCAAGGCGCCAGCCCCGGCGCCGAGTCCTACGCCGAGCGCCACGCCGTCGCCGACGCCTTCGGCGTCCAAGAAGGGCAACGGGCCCTGA
- a CDS encoding PP2C family protein-serine/threonine phosphatase: MADAPLILRYAARSDVGRLRAKNDDSAYAGRHLVVVADGMGGHAGGDVASASTVLDLIHLDHGRYAEGEATTQLADEIQTANSLLSELVSSNPLLAGMGTTVTALLLSGGSFAFAHIGDSRAYRLRGNDLEQVSTDHTFVQRLINEGRLRPEEAETHPHKNVLMRVLGDVDASPELDLATFPAVEGERWLLCSDGLNYVPLPLVTRTLREIEDRAECADRLVELTLAAGAPDNVTVIVADVVSAEEDDDEAAPPAPTSAAAILTAAAAARTPVTSAAAAQPPRSDTAKAAPSPAPAAGPAGTPRSGPAAPAAAPAARSAASGDGTRAAETGGPAGTTSLDAGSAEATASDSDETPMPPRREEPQTDPNLGAHLSAEVLRRELDSRPHELVGAAAAAAASGSLPAVASRTAARRAATVLTHRSPEPVEDVDDPVSPNRRLLRRWFRIGLGAIAALILILGVWFGYTWTQTRYYVGVYDNRVAIYNGVSQQLGPIALSHVHSATNIPIDSLSGYTQQRLRAGVPTDGLEAAEDIVHYIQSDPRGCLPGSGATASPTASGAASGATSATPSPSPSGSASGGTAPTGSATASPTTTPDPCLGGTR; this comes from the coding sequence TTGGCTGATGCCCCGCTGATCCTGCGCTACGCAGCCCGCTCCGACGTGGGCCGGCTGCGCGCCAAGAATGACGACTCCGCCTACGCGGGCCGTCATCTTGTGGTTGTCGCCGACGGCATGGGCGGGCACGCGGGCGGCGACGTGGCGAGCGCCTCGACTGTCCTGGACCTCATCCATCTGGACCACGGCCGCTACGCCGAAGGCGAGGCAACCACGCAGCTCGCAGACGAGATCCAGACCGCGAACTCCCTCCTCTCCGAGCTCGTGAGCTCCAATCCGCTCCTGGCCGGGATGGGCACCACGGTGACGGCACTGCTGCTGTCCGGCGGCAGCTTCGCGTTCGCGCACATCGGTGACTCCCGGGCGTACCGGCTCCGCGGGAACGACCTCGAGCAGGTCTCCACGGACCACACGTTCGTCCAGCGCCTCATCAATGAGGGCCGCCTCCGTCCCGAGGAGGCCGAGACCCACCCGCACAAGAATGTGCTGATGCGGGTACTCGGCGATGTGGACGCGAGCCCCGAGCTGGACCTCGCGACCTTCCCCGCGGTCGAGGGCGAACGGTGGCTCCTGTGCTCCGATGGGCTCAACTACGTTCCGCTGCCCCTCGTGACGCGCACCCTGCGCGAGATCGAGGACCGAGCCGAGTGCGCGGACCGCCTCGTCGAGCTCACGCTCGCCGCCGGCGCGCCGGACAATGTCACCGTGATCGTCGCGGACGTGGTCTCCGCGGAGGAGGACGACGACGAGGCCGCACCTCCCGCGCCGACCTCGGCTGCCGCGATCCTCACCGCGGCAGCGGCCGCGCGCACCCCCGTGACGTCCGCCGCCGCGGCACAGCCACCCCGCTCGGACACCGCCAAGGCCGCTCCCAGCCCGGCTCCCGCGGCCGGACCGGCGGGTACCCCCCGTTCGGGCCCAGCAGCGCCTGCAGCTGCACCAGCAGCCCGTTCCGCCGCTTCCGGCGACGGCACACGTGCGGCTGAAACCGGCGGCCCCGCTGGAACCACGTCCCTAGACGCCGGCTCCGCAGAGGCCACCGCGTCCGACTCCGACGAGACTCCGATGCCGCCACGGCGCGAGGAGCCGCAGACAGACCCCAACCTCGGCGCCCACCTCTCCGCCGAGGTGCTGCGGCGGGAGCTCGACAGCCGCCCGCACGAGCTCGTGGGCGCCGCGGCCGCGGCTGCGGCGAGCGGATCCCTCCCCGCCGTGGCGAGCCGCACGGCAGCACGCCGTGCCGCCACAGTCCTCACGCACCGCAGCCCAGAACCCGTCGAGGACGTCGATGACCCCGTCTCGCCCAACCGCAGGCTCCTGCGCCGCTGGTTCCGGATCGGGCTCGGCGCGATAGCCGCGCTCATCCTCATCCTCGGTGTCTGGTTCGGCTACACCTGGACGCAGACCCGCTACTACGTCGGGGTGTACGACAACCGGGTGGCCATCTACAACGGCGTCTCACAGCAGCTCGGCCCGATCGCGCTCTCGCACGTTCACAGCGCCACGAACATCCCGATCGATTCCCTGAGCGGGTATACGCAGCAGCGGCTGCGCGCCGGCGTCCCGACAGACGGGCTCGAGGCAGCGGAGGACATCGTGCACTACATCCAGAGCGATCCCCGCGGCTGCCTGCCCGGCTCGGGCGCAACCGCGAGCCCGACAGCCTCGGGCGCCGCGAGCGGCGCCACTAGCGCCACCCCGAGCCCGTCGCCGTCGGGCTCCGCATCCGGCGGGACGGCACCGACTGGCTCGGCCACCGCGAGCCCGACCACCACGCCCGACCCCTGTCTGGGAGGCACCCGATGA
- a CDS encoding FtsW/RodA/SpoVE family cell cycle protein produces MSGVETTVKPRRNVELALLTLALAVAIGANMMQGLQDGTAFGRDFWLQAALLAVPSLAIHTVLRFRAKYADPIILPIVVTLNGIGLAMIHRLDTPDTDYGNTQARWTVVGMVLALAVIWFLKDHRILRRFTYISLILSAVLLLMPLVPGITAGEINGAQVWIRVGGSTFQPGEVAKITIAFFFAGYLSTNRDLILLAGRRIGRLQLPRFRDLGPMVVAWIAAIGILIFQHDLGMSILFFGIFISTIYIATSRASWAILGVILMFAGAMGASLALPHIRLRIDGWLNAFSPDVYGRANGGSYQIVQGLFGMANGGLLGTGIGQGRPDLVPFAHSDMIVASLGEELGLVGLFAIVMLYAILVSRGFRAALGARDSFGKLLASGLASAVGLQVFVIFGGVTRLIPLTGLTTPFLAAGGSSLLANWIIVALLLVISNAARRPVNTAPLADDGGPDAPSSARTKRSGGRNRIGDTNTTQAVRTQ; encoded by the coding sequence ATGAGCGGCGTCGAGACCACGGTGAAGCCGCGGCGCAACGTGGAGCTCGCGCTCCTGACCCTGGCGTTGGCCGTGGCGATCGGCGCGAACATGATGCAGGGCCTCCAGGACGGCACGGCGTTCGGCCGCGACTTCTGGCTCCAAGCCGCTCTCCTAGCCGTTCCATCCCTGGCCATTCATACAGTGCTCCGCTTCCGGGCGAAGTATGCCGATCCGATCATCCTTCCGATCGTCGTGACGCTGAACGGGATTGGCCTCGCGATGATCCACCGGCTGGACACTCCCGACACGGACTACGGCAACACCCAGGCCCGCTGGACCGTGGTGGGCATGGTCCTGGCCCTGGCCGTGATCTGGTTCCTCAAGGACCACCGGATCCTGCGCCGCTTCACCTACATCTCGCTCATCCTGAGCGCCGTCCTACTGCTCATGCCGCTCGTCCCGGGCATCACGGCCGGTGAGATCAACGGCGCCCAGGTGTGGATCCGCGTGGGCGGCTCCACCTTCCAGCCCGGCGAGGTCGCCAAGATCACCATCGCCTTCTTCTTCGCGGGCTACCTCTCGACGAACCGCGACCTCATCCTCCTCGCGGGCCGCCGGATCGGAAGGCTCCAGCTGCCGCGCTTCCGGGACCTGGGCCCCATGGTCGTGGCGTGGATTGCGGCGATCGGCATCCTGATCTTCCAGCACGATCTGGGTATGTCGATCCTGTTCTTCGGCATCTTCATCTCGACGATCTACATCGCCACGAGCCGCGCCAGCTGGGCGATCCTCGGCGTGATCCTCATGTTCGCCGGCGCGATGGGCGCGAGCCTTGCGCTCCCGCACATCCGCTTGCGCATCGACGGCTGGCTCAATGCCTTCTCGCCGGACGTCTACGGGCGAGCGAACGGCGGCAGCTACCAGATCGTCCAAGGCCTCTTCGGCATGGCCAACGGCGGCCTGCTCGGCACGGGAATCGGCCAGGGCCGCCCCGACCTCGTCCCGTTCGCGCACTCGGACATGATCGTGGCCTCGCTCGGCGAGGAGCTCGGTCTCGTCGGGCTATTCGCCATCGTCATGCTCTACGCGATCCTCGTCTCCCGCGGATTCCGCGCTGCGCTCGGCGCCCGGGACTCCTTCGGCAAGCTGCTCGCCTCGGGGCTCGCCTCGGCAGTCGGGCTCCAGGTCTTCGTGATCTTCGGCGGCGTCACCCGCCTCATCCCCCTCACGGGCCTCACGACGCCGTTCCTCGCCGCGGGCGGCTCATCCCTCCTCGCGAACTGGATCATCGTCGCGCTCCTGCTCGTCATCTCGAACGCCGCACGCAGACCGGTTAACACGGCACCGCTCGCGGACGACGGCGGGCCCGACGCGCCGTCGTCCGCCCGCACGAAACGCAGCGGCGGCCGAAATCGGATCGGCGACACGAACACAACCCAGGCGGTGAGGACCCAGTGA
- a CDS encoding peptidoglycan D,D-transpeptidase FtsI family protein, with amino-acid sequence MNQAIRNAWVALAVMFALLLGAISYVQVIGADDLNKNPQNNRAILQTFCQERGPILVAGMPIAQSVSSGSDTCKFQRAYPGDAALYAGLSGYYSNIYGSSGIENSMNSTLTGKSDELLLDRIRQLFLGEQPKGASVELTIDPAIQKLAYSLIPDGQRGSIVVTNPKTGAIIAMVSKPSYDPNLVATQDQAAAQASMKKIQAQPGINLNQSVSGPTGALLAPGSVFKLIDTAAALASGKYNKDSVLPNPAQMTLPGTSTQLPNYAGGNCYTRDQADFAFALEQSCNTPFASIALDLGQDAIGKQAAAFGFGQDAGDQLHLDYSAGVWPQNLNQAQLAQSAIGQFDVKASPLQIALMTSAIANGGVQMKPSLVKQITAPDLHVVSAAKPEVLRTSTTPEIARQITQWMTMVVSQGIAGGAAVPGVQVAGKTGTAELGASGLNNSWFTGFAPADNPQVEVTVVMEGVDVRTGAALTSPTAKKIFEAVLKK; translated from the coding sequence GTGAACCAGGCCATACGCAACGCATGGGTGGCGCTCGCCGTCATGTTCGCCCTCCTGCTGGGCGCCATCAGCTATGTGCAGGTGATCGGCGCCGATGATCTGAACAAGAACCCCCAGAACAACCGGGCCATCCTGCAGACGTTCTGCCAGGAGCGCGGGCCGATCCTCGTCGCGGGCATGCCGATCGCGCAGTCGGTATCGAGCGGCTCGGACACGTGCAAGTTCCAGAGGGCCTACCCGGGTGACGCGGCGCTCTACGCGGGCCTCTCGGGCTACTACTCGAACATCTACGGCTCCTCGGGCATCGAGAACTCGATGAACTCGACCCTGACGGGCAAGTCGGACGAGCTCCTCCTCGACCGGATCCGCCAGCTCTTCCTCGGCGAACAGCCCAAGGGCGCCTCGGTCGAGCTCACGATCGACCCCGCCATCCAGAAGCTCGCCTACAGCCTCATCCCGGACGGCCAGCGCGGCTCGATCGTGGTGACCAACCCGAAGACCGGCGCCATCATCGCGATGGTCTCGAAGCCCAGCTACGACCCGAACCTGGTCGCCACGCAGGATCAGGCGGCCGCGCAGGCCTCCATGAAGAAGATCCAGGCGCAGCCCGGCATCAACCTCAACCAGAGCGTGAGCGGGCCAACGGGCGCACTCCTGGCCCCCGGTTCCGTGTTCAAGCTCATCGACACGGCGGCGGCCCTTGCCTCGGGCAAGTACAACAAGGACTCCGTCCTGCCGAACCCAGCGCAGATGACCCTGCCCGGGACCTCCACGCAGCTGCCCAACTACGCGGGCGGCAACTGCTACACGCGAGACCAGGCCGACTTCGCGTTCGCGCTCGAGCAGTCCTGCAACACGCCCTTCGCCTCGATCGCCCTCGACCTCGGGCAGGACGCAATTGGCAAGCAGGCCGCGGCCTTCGGCTTCGGGCAGGACGCCGGAGACCAGCTCCACCTCGACTACTCCGCCGGCGTGTGGCCGCAGAATCTGAACCAGGCGCAGCTCGCGCAGTCCGCGATCGGCCAGTTCGACGTCAAGGCCTCGCCCCTGCAGATCGCGCTCATGACGAGCGCCATCGCCAACGGCGGAGTCCAGATGAAGCCCTCGCTTGTGAAGCAGATCACGGCCCCCGACCTGCACGTCGTCTCGGCGGCCAAGCCCGAGGTGCTCCGCACGTCCACGACCCCCGAGATTGCCCGGCAGATCACCCAGTGGATGACCATGGTCGTCTCCCAGGGCATCGCCGGCGGCGCCGCGGTGCCAGGCGTGCAGGTGGCGGGCAAGACCGGCACGGCGGAACTCGGCGCCTCGGGGCTCAACAACTCCTGGTTCACCGGGTTTGCCCCGGCGGACAACCCCCAGGTGGAGGTGACGGTCGTCATGGAAGGCGTCGACGTCCGTACCGGCGCCGCTCTGACCAGTCCCACAGCGAAGAAGATCTTTGAGGCGGTGTTGAAGAAGTGA
- a CDS encoding aminodeoxychorismate/anthranilate synthase component II, whose protein sequence is MSTRILVIDNYDSFVYTLVGYLQQLGAETTVVRNDDVSLAEAIELAAARDGVLISPGPGNPAEAGVCIELIKWCGEQAKPMFGVCLGLQALAEAYGGTVTHAPELMHGKTSLVEHEGKSVFEGLPSPLTATRYHSLAAVAETIPDVLEVTAHTHSGVIMGLQHRSAPLCGVQFHPESVLTEGGYQMLGTWLESLGLHGAAEKASTLSPLITAG, encoded by the coding sequence ATGTCTACGCGCATCCTCGTCATCGACAACTACGACTCGTTCGTCTACACCCTCGTCGGCTACCTCCAGCAGCTGGGTGCCGAGACGACCGTGGTGAGGAACGACGACGTCTCGCTCGCCGAAGCGATCGAGCTTGCCGCCGCACGCGACGGCGTGCTCATCTCACCCGGACCAGGCAATCCCGCCGAGGCAGGCGTGTGCATCGAGCTCATCAAGTGGTGCGGCGAGCAGGCGAAGCCGATGTTCGGCGTGTGCCTGGGCCTCCAGGCCCTCGCCGAGGCGTACGGCGGAACCGTGACGCATGCCCCCGAACTCATGCACGGCAAGACCTCTCTCGTGGAGCACGAGGGCAAGAGCGTATTCGAGGGCCTGCCGAGTCCCCTCACGGCCACCCGGTACCACTCGCTCGCGGCCGTCGCCGAGACCATCCCCGACGTCCTCGAGGTCACGGCCCACACGCATTCCGGCGTCATCATGGGGCTCCAGCACCGCTCGGCACCCCTCTGCGGAGTCCAGTTCCACCCCGAGAGCGTGCTCACAGAAGGCGGCTACCAGATGCTCGGCACGTGGCTCGAGTCCCTGGGGCTCCACGGCGCAGCCGAGAAGGCCTCGACCCTGAGCCCGCTCATCACCGCAGGCTGA